A window of Rhabdothermincola salaria contains these coding sequences:
- the dnaG gene encoding DNA primase: MGIEDDDIARVRAATDIVAVVSEHLALKRVGRRWQGLCPFHSEKSGSFSVNAEEKLYYCFGCGAKGDVITFVREVEHLDFVSAVEKLAGKAGIALRYTDEGQNEGRKRRARLLDAVARAVEWYHQRLLSAPDAAPARSYLRSRGLTGDDVRAYRIGWAPEGWDELARGLGVPTDVFVEAGLGFLNSRGRPTDAFRGRILFPIYEVNGDAVGFGGRIMPGVEGAKYKNSVDSAIYGKSRLLYGLNWTKGDIVRSDEAIVCEGYTDVIGFAKAGIPRAVATCGTALTEDHVRLLRSFARRLVLAFDADAAGQNAAERVYAWERAHDLDVAVADLPAGVDPAELALSDPAELSRAVADARPFLKFRLDRVLDAAALDTPEHRVRAAEAAMGVVGEHPSEMVRDQYLLEVAARCRVDPERLRGRTFPPPRRTDRRDRRGPDDARGPERPPPARVAPVRRDTAETEALLVLLQRPDDIAPWLDEALFGDPTVVAAYRAVVAGPTLADAVAALGADGEHDAADLLQRLAVEDTDADAGDVLLRLVEEGASRAISALQAEARVADDPLTVAGDIAWVKHRMLELREADTAESATEQLLGWLTGQTEEDDG, translated from the coding sequence TTGGGCATCGAGGACGACGACATCGCGAGGGTGCGGGCGGCCACCGACATCGTCGCGGTCGTCAGCGAGCACCTGGCCCTCAAGCGCGTGGGTCGTCGCTGGCAGGGGCTGTGCCCGTTCCACTCCGAGAAGAGCGGCTCGTTCTCGGTCAACGCCGAGGAGAAGCTCTACTACTGCTTCGGTTGTGGCGCCAAGGGCGACGTCATCACCTTCGTCCGCGAGGTCGAGCACCTCGACTTCGTCAGCGCCGTCGAGAAGCTGGCCGGCAAGGCCGGCATCGCCCTGCGCTACACCGACGAGGGCCAGAACGAGGGACGCAAGCGTCGGGCCCGGCTCCTCGACGCCGTGGCCCGGGCCGTCGAGTGGTACCACCAGCGCCTGCTGTCCGCGCCCGACGCTGCGCCGGCGCGCAGCTACCTGCGGTCCCGTGGGCTCACGGGTGACGACGTGCGGGCCTACCGCATCGGGTGGGCCCCCGAAGGGTGGGACGAGCTGGCGCGGGGCCTCGGGGTCCCGACCGACGTGTTCGTCGAAGCCGGTCTGGGCTTCCTCAACAGCCGGGGCCGACCCACCGACGCCTTCCGGGGCCGGATCCTGTTCCCCATCTACGAGGTGAACGGCGATGCCGTCGGGTTCGGCGGGCGCATCATGCCCGGCGTCGAGGGAGCCAAGTACAAGAACTCCGTCGACAGCGCCATCTACGGCAAGTCCCGCCTGCTCTACGGGTTGAACTGGACCAAGGGCGACATCGTGCGCTCCGACGAGGCGATCGTGTGCGAGGGGTACACCGACGTCATCGGCTTCGCCAAGGCGGGCATCCCCCGAGCGGTGGCGACCTGCGGCACCGCCCTCACCGAGGACCACGTGCGTCTCCTGCGCAGCTTCGCGCGCCGCCTGGTGCTGGCCTTCGATGCCGACGCCGCCGGCCAGAACGCCGCCGAGCGGGTGTACGCGTGGGAGCGGGCCCACGACCTCGACGTCGCCGTGGCCGACCTCCCCGCCGGCGTCGACCCGGCGGAGCTGGCCCTGTCGGACCCGGCCGAGCTGTCCCGGGCCGTGGCCGACGCCCGTCCCTTCCTGAAGTTCCGCCTCGACCGGGTGTTGGACGCGGCGGCGCTCGACACCCCCGAGCACCGGGTGCGGGCGGCGGAGGCGGCCATGGGGGTGGTGGGCGAGCATCCCAGCGAGATGGTCCGCGACCAGTACCTCCTGGAGGTCGCCGCCCGCTGTCGGGTCGACCCCGAACGTCTGCGGGGCCGCACGTTCCCTCCGCCCCGTCGGACCGATCGGCGCGACCGACGGGGCCCGGATGACGCCCGTGGTCCCGAACGTCCGCCCCCGGCGCGCGTGGCTCCCGTCCGGCGCGACACGGCCGAGACCGAGGCGTTGCTGGTCCTGCTCCAGCGGCCCGACGACATCGCCCCGTGGCTCGACGAGGCCCTGTTCGGCGACCCCACGGTGGTGGCGGCCTACCGTGCCGTCGTGGCCGGCCCGACCCTGGCCGATGCGGTGGCTGCGCTCGGCGCAGACGGAGAGCACGACGCGGCCGACCTCCTCCAGCGCCTCGCAGTGGAGGACACCGATGCCGATGCCGGCGACGTGCTCCTCCGCCTGGTGGAGGAAGGTGCCTCGCGGGCCATCTCGGCGCTGCAGGCCGAGGCCCGGGTGGCCGACGACCCGCTGACGGTCGCCGGGGACATCGCCTGGGTGAAGCACCGGATGCTCGAGCTCCGCGAGGCGGACACCGCGGAGAGCGCCACGGAGCAGTTGCTAGGGTGGCTCACCGGTCAGACGGAGGAGGACGATGGGTGA